Proteins found in one Paralichthys olivaceus isolate ysfri-2021 chromosome 19, ASM2471397v2, whole genome shotgun sequence genomic segment:
- the LOC109632428 gene encoding hormonally up-regulated neu tumor-associated kinase homolog, giving the protein MPAATVKPSPEDMVAEGGGEGVSQWEASPLERERLSLPSLKVPRELLRSFPHSKRVGSYLVGKMINKGSFAKVMEGLHIGTGEKVAIKVIDKKKARQDSYVLKNMKREPRIHQMVRHPNIVVLLETLETENSYYMAMELCAGGDLMDRICERKRLEEREVRRYTRQILSAVEHLHKHGIVHRDLKIENFLLDEHNNIKIVDFGLSNTLKAESLSLELLNTQCGSPAYAAPELLAHRKYGPKVDVWSVGVSMFAMLTGTLPFAVEPFNIKQLHQKMVNGDISSIPSDVSKGAVSFALSLLEPDPAKRPSVRAAMEERWINEGYAKRPLHTLSHKNSLCAEDLNSSVLAYMTETLGNSHSEIIHTLTTNRPSAIMASYHLLLNKLNRNQKGAKASKKLQTNDWSLPSKNTWREKNNTESKTHQQNEPSSEKGSKHSSRPLRAQQATGCQSNRRKTEDLHRKNNRGDDENRPPSPSLPQLPRSASPSIPPCLPSPSSAPVSVGDGATDEEIAISIDTRETLFPEVSVFRERELVHLSPPKSSASQLCDSAPCQVPLPVEPIRDNSPVRPVRHTHLLRTTRSDGATDPVSDCFHDKRHQDDHSHHLSINERLEKLQTFYSSEKNGISPRMLLEADTHATHSSDRVHLGSMETTQMSPSALLPRLRNVGLKDGRGRKMTWVGLTRPGPPGLLVNGSKPPTFPSQRQHTLVIKSLRQERGKRRDLLAAGAGGERGTAGGVMSGAKRNSVQLRPSLQRRVADLNLPLLPAALQGKSDKKSQLHSMNY; this is encoded by the exons ATGCCAGCCGCCACAGTGAAGCCTAGTCCGGAGGACATGGTGGCAGAGGGGGGAGGCGAAGGAGTGTCCCAGTGGGAAGCCTCACCGCTGGAGCGGGAGAGGCTGTCTCTACCCTCTCTGAAGGTCCCCAGGGAGCTGCTGCGGAGCTTCCCACACTCCAAACGGGTGGGATCCTACTTGGTGGGCAAAATGATCAACAAGGGCTCATTTGCCAAAGTCATGGAGGGGCTGCACATCGGCACAGGAGAAAAG GTGGCCATTAAGGTGATTGATAAGAAAAAAGCCCGGCAGGACTCGTATGTGCTGAAGAACATGAAGAGGGAACCTCGTATTCATCAGATGGTCCGACATCCTAACATTGTAGTCCTGCTGGAG ACTCTGGAGACAGAGAACAGCTACTACATGGCCATGGAGCTGTGTGCAGGAGGAGACCTGATGGACAGGATCTGTGAGAggaagaggctggaggagagggaggtgcGACGCTACACCCGACAGATCCTCTCTGCAGTGGAGCACCTGCACAAACATGGCATCGTACACAG agatttGAAGATTGAAAACTTCTTGCTGGACGAACATAACAACATAAAGATTGTGG ACTTTGGCCTGAGTAACACTCTGAAGGCAGAGTCGCTGTCTCTGGAGCTCCTCAACACCCAGTGTGGAAGTCCCGCCTACGCAGCCCCCGAGCTGCTCGCTCACAGGAAGTACGGACCCAAAGTGGACGTCTGGTCCGT aggtgtGAGCATGTTTGCCATGCTGACGGGAACTTTGCCCTTTGCTGTTGAGCCGTTCAACATCAAGCAGCTTCACCAGAAGATGGTGAACGGAGACATCAGCAGCATCCCCAGTGACGTCAGCAAAG gtgCCGTGTCATTCGCGTTGTCTCTGCTGGAGCCAGATCCAGCCAAGAGACCCAGTGTCAGAGCTGCgatggaggagagatggatCAACGAGGGATATGCCAAGAGACcactgcacacactctctcataAAAACAG cCTGTGTGCAGAGGATCTCAACTCGTCCGTGTTGGCATACATGACAGAGACGCTGGGCAACTCCCACTCTGAAATCATTCACACGCTCACCACCAACCGGCCATCCGCCATCATGGCCTCATATCATCTGCTGCTCAACAAGCTCAACAGGAACCAGAAAGGAGCCAAGGCCAGCAAG AAGCTGCAGACCAATGACTGGAGTCTTCCCAGTAAGAACACATGGAGAGAGAAGAATAACACAGAATCAAAGACTCACCAACAG AATGAACCAAGCAGTGAAAAAGGCTCAAAGCACTCCAGCAGACCTCTGAGGGCCCAACAGGCAACTGGATGTCAGAGCAACAGGAGAAAGACTGAGGACCTTCACCGTAAGAACAACAGAGGCGATGATGAGAACcgccctccttctccctctctgccccaGCTACCACGCTCTGCCTCACCCTCAATACCCCCTTGCCTTCCCTCACCCTCTTCTGCCCCTGTGTCTGTTGGAGATGGGGCGACTGATGAGGAGATCGCCATTTCCATAGACACAAGAGAGACACTGTTTCCTGAGG tgtctgtgtttagAGAACGGGAACTCgtccatctctctccccctaAAAGCTCTGCCTCTCAACTCTGCGACTCTGCCCCTTGCCAAGTCCCCCTCCCAGTTGAGCCAATTCGAGACAACAGCCCGGTGAGACCAGtccgacacacacacctgctcagGACAACTCGGTCGGACGGGGCGACAGACCCTGTGTCAGATTGTTTCCATGACAAACGCCACCAGGATGACCACTCTCATCACCTGAGCATCAACGAGCgactggagaagctgcagacgTTCTATTCGTCGGAGAAGAATGGCATCTCTCCCAGGATGCTTCTGGAGGCCGACACACACGCCACACACTCCTCAGACAGAGTCCACCTGGGCTCCATGGAAACTACCCAGATGTCCCCCTCCGCCCTCCTGCCACGATTGCGCAATGTGGGGCTAAAAGACGGAAGAGGCAGGAAGATGACGTGGGTGGGGTTGACGCGACCTGGACCCCCAGGACTCCTGGTCAATGGTTCTAAACCCCCCACCTTCCCCTCGCAGAGACAGCACACTCTTGTCATCAAGAGCCTGAGAcaggagagggggaagaggagagacttgttggcagcaggagcaggaggagagagagggacagcagGAGGAGTGATGAGTGGAGCAAAGAGGAACTCGGTTCAGTTACGGCCGTCTCTCCAGCGTCGGGTGGCAGACCTGAACCTGCCGCTGTTACCTGCTGCCCTGCAGGGGAAAAGTGACAAGAAGAGCCAGCTACACAGTATGAACTACTGA
- the selenoi gene encoding ethanolaminephosphotransferase 1 isoform X1, giving the protein MALYEYVTQEQLAGFDKYKYSAVDSNPLSVYVMHPFWNFVVKFLPTSLAPNLITFTGFMFLVLNFLMLSFYDFDFTASAAGHEHVPSLVWVAAGIFNFLAYTLDGVDGKQARRTNSSTPLGELFDHGLDSWACIYFVATVYSIFGRGESGVGVATLYYILWVVLFSFILSHWEKYNTGILFLPWGYDISQVTISLVYLVTAVVGVETWYQPILFHFLYRDLFTFMIIACSFTVTLPMSLYNVLKAYRSNTLKHSSLYEAFLPFLSPVLLFILSTIWVVFSPSNILELQPRTFYLMVGTAFANVTCKLIVCQMSNTRCQALSWLLLPMSLVVALAVSGVVASETLLLYLWTAAVILAHIHYGVSVVQQLSDHFNIFAFSLKKPNSDUQEEERIGLKGAEV; this is encoded by the exons ATGGCTCTTTACGAGTATGTCACCCAGGAGCAGCTGGCGGGCTTCGACAAATACAAG tacAGCGCAGTGGACTCAAATCCCCTGTCCGTCTATGTCATGCACCCTTTCTGGAACTTTGTGGTGAAG TTTCTACCGACATCGTTGGCTCCAAACCTAATTACATTCACAGGCTTTATGTTTCTTGTGTTGAACTTCCTCATGTTGTCCTTCTACGACTTTGACTTCACTGCCTCTG CTGCAGGACATGAACACGTGCCTAGTTTGGTCTGGGTTGCTGCAGGGATCTTCAACTTCTTGGCGTATACACTCG ATGGTGTCGATGGTAAACAGGCGCGACGCACCAACTCCTCCACACCACTAGGGGAGCTTTTTGATCACGGCCTGGACAGCTGGGCCTGCATCTACTTTGTGGCCACTGTATACTCCATATTTGGGCGTGGTGAGAGCGGTGTGGGTGTGGCAACGCTGTATTACATCCTGTGGGTGGTGCTGTTCTCCTTCATCCTGTCTCACTGGGAGAAATACAACACAGGCATCTTGTTTCTGCCCTGGGGATACGACATCAGCCAAGTG ACGATCTCCCTCGTTTACTTGGTCACCGCTGTGGTTGGTGTGGAAACATGGTACCAGCCAATCCTGTTCCATTTCCTCTATAGAGACCTTTTCACCTTCATGATCATTG CTTGTTCCTTCACCGTGACCTTACCCATGAGCCTCTACAATGTCCTGAA GGCTTATCGCAGTAACACTCTGAAGCACAGCAGCCTGTACGAAGCCTTCCTGCCCTTCCTCTCGcctgtcctcctcttcatcttgtCCACCATTTGGGTGGTGTTTTCTCCATCCAACATCCTTGAGCTGCAGCCCAGGACCTTCTACCTCATGGTGGGAACAGCATTCGCCAATGTCACG TGTAAGCTGATTGTGTGTCAGATGAGTAACACACGTTGCCAGGCGCTAAGTTGGCTGTTGCTGCCCATGTCGTTGGTGGTAGCGTTAGCGGTCAGTGGAGTGGTCGCCAGCGAGACGCTACTGTTGTATCTGTGGACAGCGGCTGTCATACTTGCACACATACACTACGGTGTATCCGTG GTTCAACAGCTCAGCGACCACTTCAACATCTTCGCCTTCTCCCTGAAGAAGCCGAACAGTGACTGACAGGAGGAGGAACGAATTGGCTTGAAAGGAGCGGAGGTTTaa
- the ost4 gene encoding dolichyl-diphosphooligosaccharide--protein glycosyltransferase subunit 4: MVTDVQLAIFANMLGVSLFLLVVLYHYVAVNNPKKQE, from the coding sequence ATGGTGACGGACGTGCAGCTGGCCATATTTGCCAACATGCTTGGCGTGTCATTATTCCTACTGGTTGTGTTGTATCACTACGTCGCTGTCAATAACCCCAAGAAACAGGAGTAG
- the selenoi gene encoding ethanolaminephosphotransferase 1 isoform X2 → MALYEYVTQEQLAGFDKYKYSAVDSNPLSVYVMHPFWNFVVKFLPTSLAPNLITFTGFMFLVLNFLMLSFYDFDFTASAAGHEHVPSLVWVAAGIFNFLAYTLDGVDGKQARRTNSSTPLGELFDHGLDSWACIYFVATVYSIFGRGESGVGVATLYYILWVVLFSFILSHWEKYNTGILFLPWGYDISQVTISLVYLVTAVVGVETWYQPILFHFLYRDLFTFMIIACSFTVTLPMSLYNVLKAYRSNTLKHSSLYEAFLPFLSPVLLFILSTIWVVFSPSNILELQPRTFYLMVGTAFANVTCKLIVCQMSNTRCQALSWLLLPMSLVVALAVSGVVASETLLLYLWTAAVILAHIHYGVSVVQQLSDHFNIFAFSLKKPNSD, encoded by the exons ATGGCTCTTTACGAGTATGTCACCCAGGAGCAGCTGGCGGGCTTCGACAAATACAAG tacAGCGCAGTGGACTCAAATCCCCTGTCCGTCTATGTCATGCACCCTTTCTGGAACTTTGTGGTGAAG TTTCTACCGACATCGTTGGCTCCAAACCTAATTACATTCACAGGCTTTATGTTTCTTGTGTTGAACTTCCTCATGTTGTCCTTCTACGACTTTGACTTCACTGCCTCTG CTGCAGGACATGAACACGTGCCTAGTTTGGTCTGGGTTGCTGCAGGGATCTTCAACTTCTTGGCGTATACACTCG ATGGTGTCGATGGTAAACAGGCGCGACGCACCAACTCCTCCACACCACTAGGGGAGCTTTTTGATCACGGCCTGGACAGCTGGGCCTGCATCTACTTTGTGGCCACTGTATACTCCATATTTGGGCGTGGTGAGAGCGGTGTGGGTGTGGCAACGCTGTATTACATCCTGTGGGTGGTGCTGTTCTCCTTCATCCTGTCTCACTGGGAGAAATACAACACAGGCATCTTGTTTCTGCCCTGGGGATACGACATCAGCCAAGTG ACGATCTCCCTCGTTTACTTGGTCACCGCTGTGGTTGGTGTGGAAACATGGTACCAGCCAATCCTGTTCCATTTCCTCTATAGAGACCTTTTCACCTTCATGATCATTG CTTGTTCCTTCACCGTGACCTTACCCATGAGCCTCTACAATGTCCTGAA GGCTTATCGCAGTAACACTCTGAAGCACAGCAGCCTGTACGAAGCCTTCCTGCCCTTCCTCTCGcctgtcctcctcttcatcttgtCCACCATTTGGGTGGTGTTTTCTCCATCCAACATCCTTGAGCTGCAGCCCAGGACCTTCTACCTCATGGTGGGAACAGCATTCGCCAATGTCACG TGTAAGCTGATTGTGTGTCAGATGAGTAACACACGTTGCCAGGCGCTAAGTTGGCTGTTGCTGCCCATGTCGTTGGTGGTAGCGTTAGCGGTCAGTGGAGTGGTCGCCAGCGAGACGCTACTGTTGTATCTGTGGACAGCGGCTGTCATACTTGCACACATACACTACGGTGTATCCGTG GTTCAACAGCTCAGCGACCACTTCAACATCTTCGCCTTCTCCCTGAAGAAGCCGAACAGTGACTGA